A single window of Granulicella cerasi DNA harbors:
- a CDS encoding biotin--[acetyl-CoA-carboxylase] ligase has translation MHRLDARSIEGEMSVHDKIDLAAAQHGLAGTRFAAGVTHFGTIGSTNTELMRAAGEGAPEGTVYVADEQTAGRGRGGHQWHSEPGYGLYVSALVRPKLKPDDGLLLSLAAGIAVQQAIEQTCGLTLDIRWPNDLMLTVEHDGGTRKCGGILVESAIQPGEQPTMRHAVIGIGLNVHHSAFPAELKMLATSLRLNTCEPLHRTSLLIALLRALDREVTMLEREPASHRGLLHRFTMASSWVLGKRVSVPEDGGYTGTTSGLDARGYLQVAGDDGVDRTVRSGGVRAL, from the coding sequence ATGCACCGGTTGGATGCGCGTAGCATCGAAGGCGAGATGTCCGTTCACGACAAAATCGACCTTGCCGCAGCGCAGCATGGCCTGGCCGGCACACGCTTCGCCGCTGGCGTCACGCACTTCGGCACCATCGGCTCCACGAATACCGAACTGATGCGTGCCGCGGGCGAGGGCGCACCGGAAGGCACCGTCTACGTAGCGGACGAGCAGACCGCAGGACGCGGTCGCGGAGGCCACCAGTGGCACTCTGAGCCGGGCTATGGCCTGTACGTCTCTGCGCTGGTTCGCCCCAAGCTCAAGCCCGACGACGGCCTGCTGCTCTCGCTCGCCGCAGGCATCGCGGTGCAGCAGGCGATCGAGCAGACCTGCGGGCTCACGCTCGACATCCGCTGGCCCAACGACCTGATGCTCACCGTGGAGCATGATGGCGGCACGCGCAAGTGCGGCGGCATTCTCGTCGAGAGCGCGATTCAACCAGGCGAGCAGCCGACGATGCGCCATGCCGTGATCGGCATCGGACTGAACGTGCATCACTCGGCGTTCCCCGCAGAGCTGAAGATGCTTGCCACCTCACTGCGCTTGAACACCTGCGAGCCGCTGCATCGCACCTCGCTGCTGATCGCTCTGCTGCGTGCGCTGGACCGCGAAGTGACGATGCTTGAGCGCGAGCCAGCATCGCATCGCGGGCTGTTGCATCGCTTCACGATGGCCTCCTCCTGGGTGCTGGGCAAACGCGTGTCCGTGCCCGAAGACGGCGGCTATACTGGAACCACTTCCGGGCTGGACGCGCGCGGCTATCTGCAGGTTGCAGGAGACGATGGCGTCGATCGAACCGTACGCTCCGGAGGCGTTCGCGCACTGTAA
- the xrtJ gene encoding exosortase J has product MSPASDHSTASGSGLRLPVAAALVAALAVVGVMSVYSTAGYLLGLWATDPLKSIGAFVPLVSFVLILRVWRSLGWEMRGTWWGLVILVVTIALVHLRDHAILELVLSPSKAIFLPPHSLVALAYTSGLVLLFGGTRLYRKAIFPIILMWFVNPVPHTFNLVVDMPLQHASAMIARGFAHAMGQKLTSDQLRLMFTPEFGMFIAPGCNGIRGAITMGFIALVAGYVYRFRPRVIAMMTLGAILLGYIFNLVRLCVLVLYYIVALHITWLQSRAEMGDYIIGACLFFTATLLLFSLIRRFNPTHDLRPPRMPIQPGLRFERAGMSFTARLAAMAVVFLVGSFSYVHTMVAEARHPQPQIDQKALGRFPQQLGQWKLRREWNEYLTAGPLIFYWADYAPADGGPIVSVGISPVLGAHDTLLCHAARGEDWLWHGDLNLPTAGGSIAFSGSFFNDGATQYLEATTVCEGSTCGQHATQGKRFGLVYSRPDLHSMMQDGHGRTMPVLLRTETLDTAMAADRARAELTSNLAQFLSAANLSDFTAPYR; this is encoded by the coding sequence ATGAGCCCCGCCTCCGATCACAGCACCGCGTCCGGATCGGGGCTTCGCCTGCCTGTTGCGGCTGCTCTGGTGGCCGCCCTCGCGGTCGTCGGCGTTATGTCTGTCTACTCGACCGCAGGCTACCTGCTGGGTCTGTGGGCGACCGATCCTCTGAAATCCATCGGTGCGTTCGTGCCGCTGGTCAGCTTCGTGCTCATCCTCCGCGTCTGGCGTTCGCTGGGCTGGGAGATGCGCGGCACCTGGTGGGGCCTGGTCATCCTCGTGGTGACGATCGCTCTCGTCCATCTGCGCGACCACGCGATCCTCGAACTGGTGCTTTCGCCGTCCAAGGCGATCTTCCTGCCGCCGCACTCGCTGGTGGCACTGGCGTACACGTCAGGACTGGTGCTGCTTTTCGGCGGCACGCGGCTTTATCGCAAGGCCATCTTCCCGATCATCCTGATGTGGTTCGTAAACCCGGTCCCGCACACCTTCAACCTTGTGGTGGACATGCCGCTGCAGCATGCGTCGGCGATGATCGCGCGCGGTTTCGCCCACGCGATGGGGCAGAAGTTGACCTCCGACCAGTTGCGCCTGATGTTCACGCCGGAGTTCGGCATGTTCATCGCGCCGGGCTGCAATGGAATCCGCGGTGCCATCACCATGGGCTTCATCGCGCTGGTGGCGGGCTACGTGTATCGCTTCCGTCCTCGCGTGATCGCGATGATGACGCTGGGTGCGATCCTGCTCGGATACATTTTCAATCTGGTCCGTCTCTGTGTGCTGGTGCTGTACTACATCGTGGCGCTGCACATTACCTGGCTGCAGTCGCGCGCGGAGATGGGCGACTACATCATCGGTGCGTGCCTGTTCTTCACGGCCACGCTCCTGCTGTTCTCGCTGATCCGTCGCTTCAACCCCACGCATGACCTGCGTCCGCCGCGAATGCCGATCCAGCCGGGGCTGCGCTTTGAGCGCGCGGGCATGTCGTTTACGGCTCGTCTGGCGGCGATGGCCGTCGTGTTCCTCGTCGGCAGCTTCAGCTACGTGCACACGATGGTCGCGGAGGCGCGCCATCCTCAGCCGCAGATCGATCAGAAAGCCCTCGGACGCTTTCCGCAGCAGCTCGGCCAGTGGAAGCTGCGCCGTGAGTGGAATGAGTATCTTACGGCTGGGCCGCTGATTTTCTACTGGGCAGATTATGCGCCTGCGGACGGCGGCCCGATCGTCTCGGTGGGCATCTCGCCGGTGCTCGGCGCGCACGACACCTTGCTCTGCCACGCGGCACGCGGCGAGGACTGGCTCTGGCACGGCGATCTGAATCTGCCGACCGCTGGCGGTTCGATCGCCTTCTCCGGATCGTTCTTCAACGACGGAGCGACACAGTATCTGGAAGCGACAACCGTCTGCGAGGGCTCCACCTGCGGCCAGCACGCGACCCAAGGCAAGCGGTTTGGACTCGTCTATAGTCGCCCGGACCTGCATTCCATGATGCAGGACGGACACGGCCGGACGATGCCGGTGCTGCTGCGCACCGAGACGCTCGATACGGCGATGGCCGCCGACCGCGCTCGCGCAGAGTTGACCAGCAATTTGGCCCAGTTCCTCTCGGCTGCCAACCTCAGCGATTTCACGGCACCGTATCGCTGA
- a CDS encoding NHL repeat-containing protein, which translates to MSLRRPSLPSFFALLATSVLLAGCGGSTTPTAPTPSLTVTGGTYATGVVGTAYSQSIAVSGGTSPYTCKVTSGSAPTGTAVSSGCVISGTPSAAGSYSVTVAASDSSATTRTGSATIAVTINPAPPSLTTTALPDGAVGVQYSASLGVANGTSPFTCTVTSGTLPAGLTMGAGCVISGLPTAVANVSLGIKVTDSGSPAQSGTGTVTLKINSTPNTRVEAGSTPIVGASVQLYKAGTSGNGSAPTALLSTPLVTDSTGAFALSTANYSCSTAGTEIVYLVATGGKAGASSNANSGSVLLSSPGSCAALKTTSSFVIDEVTTVVSAYAFQAFLKAGAQLGATSTNLSGITLAANGFLNFANTTAGTTPGAAFPSTGTAPTAKVNMLANVMNACLLSSSASSTACSSFFSAAAVNTVAPTNTLDAILNLAKNPTLDTTAMFTLSSALSAPPYLPTVTTQPPDWMLYATYTGGGMNGPSTLSIDSTGRVWVVNYFAVTSLFTNTGTPVFASGLTGNGLYNSYGGAVDASDNMWVANEEGGPTGLGTVGVFTKTGAVVSGSPYSSGGLNFPISIAHDSKAQVWVVDYGNSHLTILDNSGNPLSGSSGYSSTADFAFPVAVAVDSSRRGWVANQSSNTVTRVTSDGTFQSYVVGYGPSGVAVDANSNIWTANYYSQSLGLVSSTGTVLSGTGYTGGGLTQPQGIAIDGGGTAWVANYRSPSISLFSGASSATPGTALSGTNGLASDSSLLEAFATAIDQAGNVWITSFGNNQLVEFIGPAVPVKTPMIGPVAVP; encoded by the coding sequence ATGTCACTGCGTCGCCCGTCCTTGCCATCTTTTTTTGCGCTCCTAGCGACCTCGGTTCTTCTCGCCGGTTGCGGCGGATCCACCACACCCACTGCACCGACGCCATCGTTGACGGTAACGGGAGGCACCTACGCCACCGGCGTTGTGGGCACGGCGTACTCGCAGAGCATCGCGGTGAGCGGTGGCACTTCGCCCTACACCTGTAAGGTCACCTCCGGCTCCGCACCCACGGGCACGGCGGTTTCGAGCGGCTGCGTCATCTCCGGCACGCCTTCGGCTGCAGGCAGCTACAGCGTCACCGTGGCTGCGAGCGACTCCTCCGCCACAACGCGCACCGGTTCTGCAACGATCGCCGTGACGATCAACCCCGCACCGCCTTCGCTCACGACGACAGCGCTTCCTGACGGCGCGGTCGGCGTGCAATACAGCGCTTCTCTTGGCGTGGCCAACGGCACCTCGCCGTTCACGTGCACCGTCACTTCGGGCACGCTGCCTGCAGGGCTCACGATGGGCGCGGGCTGCGTTATCTCGGGGCTGCCCACGGCCGTGGCGAACGTCTCGCTCGGCATCAAGGTAACGGACTCCGGCTCACCGGCGCAGAGCGGTACAGGAACGGTGACGCTCAAGATCAACTCCACGCCGAACACGCGTGTGGAGGCAGGCTCGACGCCGATCGTCGGCGCCAGCGTACAGCTTTACAAGGCGGGCACGAGCGGTAACGGCTCGGCGCCGACAGCGCTGCTTTCTACGCCGCTGGTGACGGACTCGACGGGTGCTTTCGCGCTCTCCACGGCGAACTATAGCTGCTCCACCGCAGGCACGGAGATCGTCTACCTGGTGGCGACAGGCGGCAAGGCTGGCGCTTCGAGCAACGCAAACTCCGGCTCCGTGCTGCTGTCTTCGCCCGGAAGCTGCGCGGCGCTCAAGACGACCTCTTCGTTCGTGATCGACGAAGTCACGACGGTGGTATCGGCGTACGCCTTCCAGGCGTTCCTCAAGGCTGGCGCACAGCTCGGCGCGACCTCGACGAACCTCAGCGGCATCACGCTGGCCGCGAACGGCTTCCTGAACTTCGCCAATACGACGGCGGGCACCACTCCCGGCGCGGCTTTCCCGTCCACGGGCACGGCGCCCACGGCGAAGGTGAACATGCTGGCGAACGTGATGAACGCTTGCCTGCTTTCGTCCAGTGCCTCGAGCACCGCTTGCTCGTCCTTCTTCTCCGCGGCGGCGGTGAACACCGTCGCCCCCACGAACACGCTGGACGCGATTCTGAACCTGGCGAAGAACCCCACGCTGGATACGACCGCGATGTTCACGCTCTCCAGCGCGTTGAGCGCGCCGCCCTATCTGCCGACGGTGACGACGCAGCCGCCCGACTGGATGCTCTACGCCACCTATACCGGCGGCGGCATGAACGGCCCTTCGACGCTTTCGATCGACTCTACCGGTCGCGTCTGGGTGGTGAACTACTTCGCCGTAACGAGCCTCTTCACCAACACCGGCACGCCGGTCTTCGCGAGCGGCCTCACCGGCAACGGCTTGTATAACTCCTACGGCGGCGCAGTCGACGCGAGCGACAACATGTGGGTGGCCAATGAAGAAGGCGGCCCCACGGGACTCGGCACGGTCGGCGTCTTCACGAAGACCGGCGCGGTGGTGTCGGGCTCGCCGTACTCCAGCGGCGGCCTCAACTTCCCGATCTCGATCGCCCATGACTCCAAGGCCCAGGTGTGGGTCGTGGACTATGGCAACTCGCACCTGACGATCCTCGACAACTCCGGCAACCCGCTTTCGGGCAGCTCGGGCTACTCGTCCACGGCCGACTTCGCCTTCCCCGTAGCCGTTGCGGTGGACAGCAGCCGTCGCGGATGGGTGGCGAACCAGTCGTCGAATACCGTGACGCGCGTGACGTCGGATGGCACCTTCCAGAGCTACGTGGTGGGCTATGGTCCCTCGGGCGTTGCGGTGGATGCCAACAGCAACATCTGGACGGCGAACTACTACAGCCAGTCGCTCGGCCTGGTTTCGAGCACCGGCACGGTGCTTTCGGGAACGGGCTACACCGGTGGCGGCCTCACGCAGCCGCAGGGCATCGCCATCGATGGCGGCGGCACGGCATGGGTCGCGAACTATCGCTCGCCGTCCATCTCGCTCTTCTCGGGCGCGTCGTCGGCCACGCCGGGCACAGCGCTCTCCGGCACGAACGGCCTCGCGAGCGATTCGTCGCTGCTCGAGGCCTTTGCGACGGCGATCGATCAAGCCGGCAACGTCTGGATCACAAGCTTCGGCAACAACCAGCTGGTGGAGTTCATCGGTCCTGCAGTACCGGTGAAGACGCCGATGATTGGTCCGGTCGCCGTTCCGTAG
- a CDS encoding class I SAM-dependent RNA methyltransferase, whose amino-acid sequence MSHTITMTTPLYGGEVQSADAALRLPFVLRDEVVDAGTHRVITASAARTTPQCQHFMRCGGCQYQMQRYDAQAEDKRSILRGLLVDAGVKTVPAEIAILAGEPYGYRNRIRLRVQRVDGELRFGYNVRATTQFLPINECPIAAPLLWQIAETLLQISETNIDAAAWLDAANEVELFTNDALDKVQMTLLCPPRTKQAQGSFARMMNAVHEAAPAIIGAGAIAVDAKIGPTGKVFEAWGADGLQYHVGEETYWVSRGGFFQVNRFLLPQFVKLVTDGLSGNIAWDLFAGVGLFSRVLAKSFAQVTAVEASPLAAQDLAATMKKLGKQHRAVAATTLDFLKRAKLERERAEVVVLDPPRAGVGEEACTLLAAMKPREIVYVSCDPTTLARDWRVLEVHGYTATSAHLVDLFPQTFHMETVVRFTRA is encoded by the coding sequence ATGAGCCACACGATCACCATGACGACACCGCTCTATGGCGGCGAAGTACAAAGCGCAGACGCCGCGCTGCGACTGCCGTTCGTGCTGCGCGACGAAGTCGTCGATGCTGGAACGCACCGCGTGATCACGGCGTCTGCAGCGCGCACGACGCCGCAGTGCCAACACTTCATGCGCTGCGGCGGTTGCCAGTACCAGATGCAGCGCTACGACGCGCAGGCGGAGGACAAGCGCAGCATTTTGCGCGGCCTGCTCGTGGATGCTGGCGTGAAAACCGTGCCCGCGGAGATCGCGATCCTTGCAGGCGAGCCCTACGGCTATCGCAACCGCATTCGCCTGCGCGTGCAGCGCGTGGATGGCGAACTGCGCTTCGGCTACAACGTGCGCGCGACGACGCAGTTTTTGCCGATCAACGAGTGCCCCATCGCGGCGCCGCTGTTGTGGCAGATCGCGGAGACGCTGCTACAGATAAGCGAGACGAACATCGATGCGGCCGCCTGGCTTGATGCGGCCAACGAAGTTGAGCTCTTCACGAACGACGCGCTCGACAAGGTGCAGATGACGCTGCTCTGCCCGCCGCGCACGAAGCAGGCGCAAGGCTCTTTCGCACGCATGATGAACGCGGTGCACGAAGCGGCTCCTGCCATCATCGGCGCAGGTGCGATTGCGGTGGATGCGAAGATCGGCCCTACCGGCAAAGTCTTCGAGGCGTGGGGCGCGGATGGCCTGCAGTATCACGTCGGCGAGGAGACGTACTGGGTTTCGCGTGGCGGCTTCTTTCAGGTGAACCGCTTCCTGCTGCCGCAGTTCGTGAAGCTTGTGACCGATGGGCTCAGCGGCAACATCGCGTGGGACCTCTTTGCGGGCGTTGGCTTGTTCTCGCGCGTGCTGGCGAAGAGCTTCGCACAGGTCACCGCTGTCGAGGCCAGCCCGCTCGCCGCGCAGGACCTCGCGGCAACGATGAAGAAGCTCGGCAAGCAACATCGCGCCGTTGCCGCCACAACGCTGGACTTCCTGAAGCGCGCGAAGCTTGAGCGCGAACGCGCCGAAGTAGTGGTGCTCGATCCTCCACGCGCGGGTGTGGGCGAAGAAGCCTGCACGCTGCTGGCAGCGATGAAGCCGCGCGAGATCGTCTACGTCTCCTGCGACCCCACTACGCTTGCGCGCGATTGGCGCGTGCTGGAAGTGCATGGCTACACGGCTACGTCGGCGCACCTCGTCGATCTTTTCCCGCAGACCTTCCACATGGAAACCGTGGTGCGCTTTACCCGCGCTTAG
- a CDS encoding type III pantothenate kinase produces MLLALDVGNSNTVIGLFNPASEGTPATMVADWRITTPYEQTPDELGVLFRTLFSMRGLDANIVTGVAVSSVVPPLDAGLRKLCESYFKVKPLFIEPGVKTGLPVLTDNPSEVGADRVVNCVAAFDQLGGPTIVVDMGTATTFDVVSRKGEFLGGAIAPGLGISADALFSRAARLTRVEIKKPAKIIGTSTTDNIQIGLYYGYIGLIDGILERMIAELGPETKVIGTGGLAKLISTDCKHLHRVDDMLTLNGLRLIWERNQDRHRRR; encoded by the coding sequence ATGCTACTGGCACTCGATGTAGGCAATAGCAACACCGTCATCGGACTCTTCAACCCCGCCAGCGAAGGCACTCCCGCCACCATGGTTGCGGACTGGCGCATCACCACCCCGTATGAGCAGACGCCTGACGAACTCGGCGTGCTCTTCCGTACGCTCTTCTCCATGCGTGGGCTCGATGCCAACATCGTCACCGGCGTAGCGGTGTCGTCGGTTGTGCCACCGCTGGACGCCGGTCTGCGTAAGCTCTGTGAGAGCTACTTCAAGGTGAAGCCGCTGTTCATCGAGCCGGGCGTGAAGACCGGCCTGCCGGTACTTACCGACAACCCCAGCGAGGTGGGCGCAGACCGCGTCGTGAACTGCGTTGCAGCGTTCGACCAACTCGGTGGACCGACGATCGTCGTCGATATGGGTACGGCGACGACCTTCGACGTCGTCTCGCGCAAGGGCGAGTTTCTGGGCGGGGCCATCGCACCGGGCCTCGGCATCTCGGCGGACGCACTCTTTTCACGCGCGGCACGCCTGACGCGCGTGGAGATCAAGAAGCCTGCGAAGATCATCGGCACCTCCACCACAGACAACATTCAGATCGGTCTTTACTACGGCTACATCGGCTTGATCGACGGCATCCTCGAACGCATGATCGCCGAGCTTGGCCCGGAGACGAAGGTCATCGGTACGGGCGGGCTGGCGAAACTCATCTCCACCGACTGCAAGCATCTGCATCGCGTCGATGACATGCTCACACTCAACGGCCTGCGGTTGATCTGGGAGCGCAACCAGGATCGGCATCGTCGCAGGTAA
- the glk gene encoding glucokinase, producing MILAGDVGGTKVHLALYNFAGGKLQPIRDEKFPAGEFPSLDDVVKKFLESGKEDKTEIVAACFGCPGPVRDGRLKLTNLPWTLDSRELAKALGIEHIFLINDLEANGYGIPEIVPEKIATLHAGDPSVVGHRGLVSAGTGLGEALLIWDSARNAHRPIPSEGGHCDFAPRNAQEIALLNYLITTLKGRVSFERVVSGLGMKNIYAFLRDDQGMEEPDWLRERMEKEDPNAVIGTCGEDGSSEICAETLKIFVRSFGAEAGNVALKVLATGGIYLGGGIAPKILKTMQNGEFMQAFLDKGRMSPLLESMPVRIILDDTCALLGAAAYAEARASELSGRSERAASLHL from the coding sequence ATGATTCTTGCAGGCGACGTAGGCGGTACGAAGGTCCATCTGGCTCTTTACAACTTCGCGGGAGGCAAGTTGCAGCCCATTCGCGATGAGAAGTTTCCCGCCGGCGAGTTCCCCTCGCTTGATGACGTGGTGAAGAAGTTTCTCGAGAGCGGGAAAGAAGACAAGACCGAGATCGTCGCGGCCTGTTTCGGCTGCCCCGGTCCCGTCCGCGATGGTCGCCTGAAGCTGACGAACCTGCCGTGGACGCTGGACTCGCGCGAGCTCGCGAAGGCGCTTGGCATCGAGCACATCTTCCTCATCAACGACCTTGAAGCGAACGGCTATGGCATCCCGGAGATCGTGCCGGAGAAGATCGCCACGCTGCACGCGGGCGACCCGAGTGTGGTGGGCCATCGCGGTCTCGTGTCCGCAGGCACCGGCCTGGGTGAAGCGCTGCTCATCTGGGACTCGGCGCGCAATGCGCATCGTCCGATCCCGTCCGAAGGTGGCCACTGCGACTTTGCGCCGCGCAACGCGCAGGAGATTGCGCTGCTGAACTACCTGATCACGACGCTGAAGGGCCGCGTGAGCTTCGAGCGCGTCGTCAGCGGCCTGGGCATGAAGAACATCTATGCCTTCCTGCGCGACGACCAGGGCATGGAAGAGCCTGACTGGCTCCGCGAGCGCATGGAGAAGGAAGACCCCAACGCGGTGATCGGCACCTGCGGCGAAGACGGCTCGAGTGAAATCTGCGCGGAAACGTTGAAGATCTTCGTGCGCAGCTTCGGCGCGGAGGCGGGGAACGTGGCGTTGAAGGTGCTTGCCACGGGCGGCATCTATCTCGGCGGCGGCATTGCGCCGAAGATCCTGAAGACGATGCAGAACGGTGAGTTCATGCAGGCGTTCCTCGACAAGGGCCGCATGTCGCCCCTGCTCGAGTCGATGCCGGTGCGCATCATTCTGGACGACACCTGCGCTCTGCTCGGCGCCGCAGCGTACGCCGAAGCGCGCGCATCGGAACTCAGCGGGCGTTCGGAGCGCGCTGCAAGTCTGCATCTGTAA
- a CDS encoding ComEC/Rec2 family competence protein translates to MLSSSARRYWMNHRPVVEALRFRQAPMLAALLAFAAGEVAARHAWIAPARLYAALMLLLLLSVTSLAGARRIALVPVLALWAALGAVALQIERPPLTQTTLRPCADGLSRKVEGEVVSVRPLQEHTAVNNADGAELQPWEVEPGGWELSTEPARYLVDLRVRAIEQVTPDASRMVPLQGGVRVLLMGDAPALRCGDVLQLPLRMRVPEEYRDPGAWSRREYLLEQGIGLEGSARGQRILLVQHAGASWRCQLQHAQTWASQRLRTFLATPANDALPAWLRFDAEDTATVEAMLTGDRGDLSHTWREELERTGTFHLVVVSGLHVTMIAGALLWLLKRLRCPDWIAVPVMVSIVTAFALLTGFGVPVQRALMMTAAYAMARALRREQSGLNALGMAALMVLTLDPRALFSASFQMTFCVVVAAAGIAAPITHRLYSERRRALRKLDRAEGDVAYAPALAAWRVRLRLWRAVLRDAMGAWAAWIMLPALWLFFAVCDALVVSAAIELCMALPMALHFHRVALQSLAANVLSVPLMCVALGAAVAMFFTALLSHAIAAPFAMLTAFVLHLLRWIIGHLGHASFAEWRVPAPLPLCALGSCIAIAAAILLLRMRQRAWVLAGAVSLALVPLFTLLSVPPQLAQGELELSALDVGQGDALLLATPDGRTLLIDAGGPSGYAARAKSSWDVGEEVVSPYLWSRQLRRLDAVAITHAHTDHLGGMSAVMRNFRPRELWLSVQPAQAGELRSLLVLAQQLHVQVRWFRAGDQFDFGSAHIRVLAPQRSYTNDRSAKNDDSLVLEADAGRASVLLEGDAERASEDAMLAAQDLHPVTLLKVAHHGSRTSTTVEFANEVRPQVAVVSVGAQNTFGHPRAETLTTLESEGTRIYRTDRGGLQRFLLDPVTGRWQQSNGPQ, encoded by the coding sequence ATGCTGAGTTCAAGTGCCCGTCGTTACTGGATGAACCATCGCCCTGTCGTCGAAGCTTTGCGCTTTCGACAGGCGCCGATGCTCGCTGCACTGCTCGCGTTCGCAGCGGGCGAGGTCGCAGCACGTCATGCGTGGATCGCGCCGGCACGACTCTACGCGGCGCTGATGCTGCTCCTGCTGCTCTCCGTTACATCGCTCGCAGGGGCGCGACGCATCGCGCTCGTACCGGTGCTCGCGCTGTGGGCTGCGCTGGGCGCGGTTGCGTTGCAGATCGAGCGGCCGCCACTTACCCAGACCACGCTGCGGCCCTGTGCCGATGGCCTTAGTCGCAAGGTGGAAGGCGAAGTGGTGAGTGTGCGGCCGCTGCAAGAGCACACCGCGGTGAACAACGCCGACGGTGCCGAGCTGCAGCCGTGGGAGGTCGAGCCCGGCGGATGGGAGCTCAGCACCGAGCCTGCGCGTTATCTTGTCGACCTTCGCGTCCGCGCCATCGAGCAGGTGACGCCCGATGCCTCTCGCATGGTGCCGCTGCAAGGCGGCGTGCGTGTCTTGCTGATGGGCGATGCGCCTGCGTTGCGTTGCGGCGACGTGCTGCAACTGCCTCTGCGCATGCGCGTGCCGGAGGAGTATCGCGATCCTGGCGCGTGGTCGCGACGCGAGTATTTGCTGGAGCAAGGCATCGGCCTCGAAGGCTCGGCGCGCGGTCAGCGCATCCTGCTGGTGCAGCACGCAGGTGCATCGTGGCGATGCCAGCTGCAACACGCGCAGACGTGGGCTTCGCAACGTCTACGCACCTTCCTCGCCACACCCGCGAACGATGCGCTTCCTGCGTGGCTGCGTTTCGATGCCGAAGATACCGCTACGGTCGAGGCGATGCTTACTGGCGATCGCGGTGACCTGAGTCATACATGGCGCGAAGAGCTGGAGCGCACCGGAACGTTTCATCTCGTCGTCGTTTCCGGACTCCACGTCACGATGATCGCCGGCGCGCTGCTTTGGCTGCTGAAGCGTCTGCGCTGTCCCGATTGGATCGCCGTGCCTGTCATGGTGTCCATCGTAACGGCGTTTGCCCTGCTCACCGGCTTCGGCGTGCCCGTGCAACGCGCGTTGATGATGACCGCCGCGTACGCGATGGCGCGTGCGCTGCGACGCGAGCAATCGGGGCTCAACGCACTTGGCATGGCGGCGCTCATGGTGTTGACGCTTGACCCGCGCGCACTCTTCTCCGCCAGCTTTCAGATGACCTTCTGCGTCGTCGTCGCGGCAGCGGGTATCGCTGCGCCGATCACGCACAGGCTCTACAGCGAGCGTCGGCGCGCGCTCAGGAAGCTCGACCGGGCCGAAGGCGATGTGGCGTATGCACCTGCGCTTGCCGCGTGGCGTGTGCGACTGCGACTGTGGCGAGCGGTGCTGCGTGATGCTATGGGCGCGTGGGCCGCGTGGATCATGTTGCCCGCGCTCTGGCTCTTCTTCGCGGTTTGCGATGCGCTCGTAGTCTCTGCGGCGATCGAGCTTTGCATGGCGTTGCCGATGGCGCTCCACTTTCATCGCGTCGCCTTGCAGTCGCTCGCGGCAAACGTGCTTTCGGTTCCGCTGATGTGCGTGGCGCTGGGTGCGGCGGTGGCGATGTTTTTCACCGCTCTGCTGAGCCACGCGATCGCCGCGCCGTTTGCGATGCTCACCGCGTTCGTACTGCATCTGCTGCGTTGGATCATCGGACATCTTGGCCACGCGTCCTTCGCGGAGTGGCGTGTGCCTGCGCCGCTACCGCTCTGCGCGTTGGGGTCGTGCATCGCGATCGCTGCGGCCATTCTGCTGCTGCGTATGCGACAGCGAGCGTGGGTGCTTGCGGGTGCGGTATCGCTGGCGCTCGTGCCGCTCTTCACGTTGCTCAGCGTGCCTCCGCAGCTCGCCCAGGGAGAGCTTGAGCTGAGCGCGCTGGATGTCGGCCAGGGCGACGCATTGCTGCTGGCCACGCCCGATGGCCGCACGCTGCTGATCGATGCGGGTGGGCCGTCGGGATACGCGGCGCGCGCGAAGTCCAGCTGGGATGTGGGCGAGGAGGTCGTGTCGCCCTATCTGTGGTCGCGCCAGTTGCGCCGACTCGACGCGGTGGCGATTACGCATGCACACACCGACCATCTCGGCGGCATGAGCGCGGTGATGCGGAACTTCCGTCCGCGCGAGCTCTGGCTCAGTGTGCAACCGGCGCAAGCGGGAGAGCTGCGTTCGTTGCTCGTGCTCGCGCAGCAGCTTCATGTGCAGGTGCGCTGGTTCCGCGCAGGCGATCAGTTCGATTTCGGCAGCGCGCACATACGCGTGCTGGCGCCGCAGCGAAGCTACACCAACGATCGCAGCGCGAAGAATGATGACTCACTTGTGCTCGAGGCCGACGCGGGCCGCGCGAGCGTGCTGCTGGAGGGCGATGCCGAGCGCGCCAGCGAAGACGCGATGCTCGCCGCGCAAGATCTACATCCTGTGACGTTGCTGAAGGTTGCGCATCACGGCAGTCGCACATCGACGACCGTAGAGTTTGCCAACGAGGTGCGTCCGCAGGTAGCCGTCGTCAGTGTCGGCGCGCAGAACACCTTCGGGCATCCTCGTGCAGAGACACTCACGACGCTGGAGAGCGAAGGCACGCGGATTTACCGCACGGACCGTGGCGGCTTGCAGCGCTTTCTGCTCGATCCGGTGACCGGCCGCTGGCAACAAAGCAACGGACCGCAGTAG
- a CDS encoding PExPT-CTERM protein yields the protein MKKSLFFTLSAAFLLTAAAPAFAQTGCVNSPENPTAILALVGSAGAVVAGLRGRLRR from the coding sequence ATGAAGAAGTCCCTGTTTTTCACCCTTTCGGCCGCATTCCTTCTCACGGCGGCAGCGCCCGCGTTCGCTCAGACCGGCTGCGTCAACTCGCCTGAGAACCCGACGGCCATTCTGGCGCTGGTCGGCTCGGCTGGTGCTGTTGTGGCAGGCCTGCGCGGCCGTCTCCGTCGCTAA